A stretch of Kyrpidia spormannii DNA encodes these proteins:
- a CDS encoding PDZ domain-containing protein, producing MAGWGAVVPAVVAVWAEPFAWWAALTVLFRYLAQVRVERRLHGVRMHPASIRWVMSLVLGMAGGFVASMVLWVLGLAGEGPGVAWAAAVTLVLGWVRSRWMTFAYGAGVVSLASLAAGWFPQGWIPTGWAGFWAGLTHLDVSSMLGAAGVFGVVEGALVAVIGHLWAIPAHLPGRRGGAVGGYLLQQFWVMPAVTTASFLSWPAGAILPGGLAPVPITVGFETAAVARLPRERALASAGMIALFGCILLALAWVARERSALAWVAALFAPVAREWISLWSFRREWSGSPRFAQGPGGIRVLAVVPGSPAAALGLRPGDTVTEVNGREVHSLTSLYEAIRLQPAFVRMEVRDPAGDVRICSRSRYEGEPHLLGVVASPGEEEEVEAQVLTVLGRTFSILSEFLRGRSTRKEPVRGEG from the coding sequence ATGGCCGGTTGGGGCGCAGTGGTTCCGGCGGTTGTCGCGGTGTGGGCGGAACCTTTCGCGTGGTGGGCCGCCCTGACGGTCCTTTTCAGGTACTTGGCCCAGGTCCGGGTGGAACGGCGGTTGCACGGGGTCAGGATGCACCCGGCGTCGATTCGGTGGGTGATGTCCCTGGTCCTGGGGATGGCCGGTGGATTCGTGGCCTCAATGGTGCTGTGGGTCCTGGGGCTCGCCGGGGAGGGGCCGGGCGTGGCATGGGCAGCTGCCGTCACCCTGGTTTTGGGATGGGTGCGCAGTCGGTGGATGACTTTCGCCTATGGGGCGGGAGTTGTCAGCTTGGCGAGCCTGGCGGCCGGATGGTTCCCCCAAGGATGGATTCCAACAGGATGGGCGGGGTTTTGGGCGGGCTTGACTCATCTCGATGTGTCCTCGATGCTGGGGGCGGCCGGGGTTTTCGGGGTGGTGGAAGGTGCGCTCGTGGCGGTGATCGGCCACTTATGGGCCATCCCCGCGCACTTGCCCGGACGCCGGGGCGGAGCTGTGGGAGGGTACCTCCTGCAGCAATTTTGGGTGATGCCTGCGGTGACGACAGCCTCCTTCCTTTCTTGGCCGGCGGGTGCGATTCTTCCTGGCGGCCTTGCGCCAGTTCCCATCACGGTCGGCTTTGAAACGGCGGCGGTGGCCCGGTTACCTCGGGAGCGAGCCCTGGCCAGTGCAGGGATGATCGCGTTATTCGGGTGCATCCTCCTGGCCCTCGCTTGGGTGGCGCGGGAACGTTCCGCCCTCGCCTGGGTGGCCGCCCTTTTTGCCCCGGTTGCCCGGGAGTGGATCAGCTTGTGGAGTTTCCGGCGGGAGTGGTCGGGGTCGCCCCGCTTTGCCCAAGGGCCGGGCGGGATCCGGGTGTTGGCTGTGGTGCCCGGCTCCCCAGCGGCGGCTCTTGGACTTCGGCCCGGGGACACGGTGACGGAGGTCAACGGGCGGGAGGTTCATTCTTTGACCTCTTTGTATGAGGCGATCCGCCTTCAGCCGGCCTTTGTGCGCATGGAAGTGCGGGATCCCGCCGGGGATGTGCGGATCTGCTCCCGCAGCCGTTATGAAGGCGAACCGCATCTTCTGGGGGTGGTCGCCTCTCCGGGTGAGGAAGAAGAAGTGGAGGCGCAGGTTCTGACCGTTCTCGGCCGTACTTTTTCGATATTGAGCGAGTTCCTCCGCGGGCGATCGACCAGGAAAGAACCGGTTAGGGGTGAAGGGTGA
- a CDS encoding OmpA family protein, whose product MRRRRRPEAEKINQERWLITYSDLITLLMIFFVIMYTMSKVDMYKFVNLSASLSQALYNQNQVQLKGLGTTGLIAAQPSAGPPGQVPPAPDFLKTPEQVAEERQLAQIKLQLQSFIQKQGVAGQVVVEDKPKGLLISLRDVILFDTGKADLKPEARKLLDGLLPFLAQVGNPLEIEGHTDNRPIHTAQFPSNWELSTARALTVLEYLQAKGIDPKRLSATGYGEWRPVASNDNPEGQALNRRVNITIERTSAINGPADQAPNLSGP is encoded by the coding sequence GTGAGGCGGCGTAGGCGGCCTGAGGCTGAAAAGATCAACCAGGAACGCTGGTTGATCACATACTCCGATTTGATCACCTTGTTGATGATTTTTTTCGTGATCATGTACACCATGTCGAAGGTAGACATGTATAAATTCGTCAATCTTTCCGCCTCGTTGTCCCAAGCGCTGTATAACCAGAACCAGGTGCAGCTCAAGGGGCTTGGCACCACCGGACTCATCGCGGCCCAACCGTCGGCGGGTCCGCCCGGGCAGGTCCCTCCAGCGCCAGATTTTCTAAAAACGCCGGAGCAGGTGGCGGAAGAGCGCCAGTTGGCCCAGATCAAGCTCCAGCTGCAGTCGTTCATTCAGAAACAGGGCGTCGCCGGCCAAGTGGTGGTGGAGGACAAACCCAAAGGGCTGCTCATTAGTCTGAGAGACGTCATCCTGTTCGATACGGGAAAGGCGGATCTCAAGCCCGAGGCCCGCAAGTTGTTGGACGGCCTTCTCCCGTTTCTCGCCCAGGTGGGCAATCCTCTGGAGATCGAGGGGCATACGGACAATCGTCCGATCCATACCGCCCAGTTTCCGTCGAACTGGGAGTTGTCCACGGCCCGGGCGCTGACGGTGCTAGAGTACCTGCAGGCCAAGGGCATTGATCCGAAGCGCCTGTCCGCCACGGGGTACGGAGAGTGGAGACCGGTGGCTTCAAACGACAATCCCGAGGGGCAGGCGTTGAACCGACGGGTGAACATCACCATTGAACGCACGAGCGCAATCAACGGACCTGCTGATCAGGCGCCTAATCTGTCCGGCCCTTGA
- the ftsX gene encoding permease-like cell division protein FtsX, with protein sequence MKVRTLGRHCREGLLNLGRNGWMTVASISAVAVTLLILGVFVVMAWNVQNLSRQVEQQVQMNVILKDGTTPEQIKAVQQWLVARPDVAKVTFVSKEQGLANLRASLKQDSNLLDGLDKQNPLPDKFVVQAKDPRMTGQVAAAIEKLPEVDSVRYARDMVERLFQVTRIVRDIGLIFIVGLLFTAMFLIANTIKLTIFARRREIEIMKLVGATNGFIRWPFFVEGIFLGALGALFPIVVIVVAYRYLVDAVPSFYYFQLVPAHPLLEQMAALLLGVGAFIGVWGSVVSMRRFLRV encoded by the coding sequence ATGAAGGTGCGTACCCTGGGTCGACATTGCCGCGAAGGCCTGCTGAACCTGGGGCGTAACGGGTGGATGACCGTCGCCTCGATCAGCGCCGTGGCGGTGACGTTGCTCATCCTGGGCGTGTTTGTGGTAATGGCCTGGAACGTCCAGAACCTGTCCAGGCAAGTGGAGCAGCAGGTGCAGATGAACGTGATTCTAAAAGACGGCACCACGCCGGAGCAGATCAAGGCGGTGCAACAGTGGCTGGTGGCCCGCCCGGATGTGGCGAAGGTGACCTTCGTGTCCAAGGAGCAGGGGCTGGCCAATTTGCGGGCGTCGCTCAAACAGGACAGCAATTTGCTCGATGGGCTGGATAAGCAAAATCCCCTGCCCGACAAATTCGTGGTGCAGGCAAAGGATCCGCGGATGACGGGACAGGTGGCGGCGGCCATCGAGAAGTTGCCCGAGGTGGACTCGGTGCGTTACGCCCGGGACATGGTGGAGCGGTTGTTCCAGGTGACCCGGATCGTCCGGGACATCGGTTTGATTTTCATCGTCGGGCTCTTGTTTACGGCCATGTTTCTCATCGCCAACACCATTAAACTGACGATTTTCGCCCGGAGGCGGGAGATCGAGATCATGAAACTGGTGGGCGCCACGAACGGGTTCATCCGTTGGCCATTTTTTGTGGAAGGGATCTTCCTCGGGGCACTGGGGGCACTGTTCCCCATCGTGGTCATCGTCGTCGCGTATCGATACCTCGTGGATGCCGTACCGAGCTTCTATTATTTTCAGTTGGTGCCTGCTCATCCCCTGCTTGAACAGATGGCGGCCCTGCTGTTGGGGGTGGGGGCTTTTATCGGGGTTTGGGGCAGCGTGGTATCGATGCGGCGCTTCCTGCGGGTGTGA
- a CDS encoding flagellar motor protein, whose amino-acid sequence MDFASVFGMIAGIGALVTAFVLEGGDIYALFQGTAALIVFGGTFAATVVGLSRDQIRAIPALLKVAFFGKTKDPHRLIRDLVELAGTARKEGLLALEERIEEFEDPFMKQGIQLIVDGVDPELVRTMLETDVQFLENRHRQGVAIFESAGGYAPTMGILGTVMGLVHVLSNLSDVQSLGPLIATAFIATLYGVASANLIYFPIATKLKLRSEEEIMIRELIIEGVLSIQAGENPTLLGQKLKAFLPPKWREVEERKGDSREAA is encoded by the coding sequence ATGGATTTTGCATCGGTATTCGGTATGATCGCCGGTATCGGCGCATTGGTGACCGCCTTTGTGCTCGAAGGGGGAGACATCTATGCACTCTTTCAGGGCACGGCGGCCCTCATTGTTTTTGGCGGCACTTTCGCCGCGACGGTGGTGGGCTTGTCCCGGGACCAGATCCGGGCCATCCCGGCTTTATTGAAAGTGGCCTTTTTTGGAAAGACGAAAGACCCGCACCGGTTGATCCGCGATCTGGTGGAGTTGGCCGGCACCGCCCGCAAAGAAGGGCTGCTGGCTCTGGAAGAACGAATTGAGGAGTTCGAGGATCCTTTTATGAAACAAGGCATTCAATTGATCGTCGACGGGGTTGATCCGGAGTTGGTGCGCACCATGCTCGAGACCGATGTTCAGTTTCTGGAAAATCGCCACCGCCAAGGGGTAGCGATTTTCGAGTCCGCCGGCGGATACGCGCCGACCATGGGCATCCTCGGCACGGTGATGGGATTGGTCCACGTTCTCAGCAATTTGAGCGATGTACAGTCCCTCGGACCCCTTATCGCCACCGCTTTTATTGCTACCTTGTACGGCGTGGCATCGGCCAACTTGATCTATTTTCCCATCGCAACCAAACTGAAACTGCGCAGTGAAGAAGAAATCATGATCCGGGAGTTGATTATCGAAGGGGTGCTCTCGATTCAGGCCGGAGAGAATCCGACTTTGCTCGGCCAGAAATTGAAGGCTTTCTTACCGCCGAAATGGCGCGAAGTCGAGGAGAGGAAGGGCGACAGTCGTGAGGCGGCGTAG
- a CDS encoding small acid-soluble spore protein Tlp produces the protein MERQDPKPDNRADNSARNMEIARETKENLLEAEDYLAERGDSLSEEERRNIVNKNRRRMESIRAHMEEAMDELDEIGENANRLED, from the coding sequence ATGGAGCGGCAGGACCCAAAACCGGACAACCGCGCGGACAACAGCGCGCGTAACATGGAAATTGCCAGGGAAACCAAAGAAAACCTGCTGGAAGCTGAAGATTATTTAGCGGAGCGGGGGGATTCCCTGAGTGAGGAAGAGCGCCGAAACATCGTCAACAAAAACCGGCGCCGCATGGAAAGTATCCGGGCCCATATGGAGGAAGCTATGGACGAGCTGGACGAGATCGGCGAGAACGCCAATCGGTTAGAAGATTAA
- the rnz gene encoding ribonuclease Z gives MELYFLGTGAGAPSKERNVSAVGLRQPRTGRWWLFDCGEGTQHRMAESPFKWNRLEAVFITHLHGDHVFGLPGLLASRSLLGLTSPLAIFGPSGLRGYLESVFQFTDTHLGFALEVEEIGDGWARTFACGWTVRCGKLCHSVESLGFRVEEPPQPGRFHPDKALALGVEPGPAYARLKRGETVVLPGGRIVAGRDVTDPPRPGRRVVLLGDTEPCTGALTLAEGADLLVHEATFLSRDEPLARRSRHSTAAEAADLARRAKAGKLVITHLSPRYAGRELELLAEARAVFPATEMAIDGSSFRCDPHP, from the coding sequence ATCGAGCTATATTTTTTAGGAACGGGGGCCGGTGCGCCGAGCAAAGAGAGGAATGTGTCGGCGGTGGGGCTGAGGCAGCCCCGGACCGGACGGTGGTGGCTATTCGATTGCGGCGAGGGGACCCAGCATCGAATGGCGGAGTCGCCCTTTAAATGGAATCGCCTGGAGGCGGTTTTTATCACCCATCTGCACGGCGACCATGTGTTTGGTTTGCCCGGCCTCCTGGCAAGCCGCTCCCTTCTGGGACTGACCTCCCCCCTGGCGATTTTCGGACCTTCCGGGCTTCGGGGATATTTGGAGAGTGTCTTCCAGTTTACCGATACCCACCTCGGGTTTGCACTGGAGGTGGAAGAGATCGGTGACGGCTGGGCTCGAACCTTTGCATGCGGCTGGACGGTCAGGTGCGGGAAGTTGTGCCATTCGGTGGAATCGCTCGGGTTCCGGGTGGAGGAACCCCCGCAGCCCGGGCGCTTTCACCCGGATAAAGCCTTGGCGTTGGGAGTGGAACCGGGGCCTGCCTATGCCCGGCTCAAACGGGGCGAGACGGTGGTGCTTCCGGGCGGGCGCATTGTGGCGGGCCGGGATGTCACCGATCCGCCCCGCCCTGGTCGACGGGTGGTCCTGCTGGGCGACACCGAGCCGTGTACAGGGGCTCTGACTTTGGCCGAGGGAGCGGATCTGCTCGTGCACGAGGCGACATTTCTTAGCCGGGATGAGCCCCTCGCCCGCAGGAGCCGACATTCCACCGCGGCGGAGGCGGCCGATCTAGCCCGGCGAGCCAAGGCGGGGAAGTTGGTGATCACCCACCTGAGCCCCCGTTACGCTGGCCGGGAACTGGAACTCCTGGCAGAAGCCCGGGCAGTGTTCCCGGCCACAGAGATGGCAATCGACGGGAGCTCGTTCCGTTGTGATCCGCATCCCTAG
- a CDS encoding S41 family peptidase has protein sequence MQVRFRSLVIAVVLALIVGSAGTYGILQWRGDLLSPGVPLTAADRAEFEKLFRSFQTLKAQYYQPVDDAKLVDGAIGGMVQALGDPFSSYMDRSTAQQFHESLGSSFEGIGAEVKAENGKIVVVAPIKGSPAEKAGLRANDQILSVNGKSLQGMNVNDAVLLIRGKKGTVADLEIQRPGVKDVLHIKVVRDTVPLTTVDSSMVEPGIGRIAITQFNENTGKEFDDALAKLQAQGMRGLILDLRGNPGGYLEACLEIANKLIPNHGIIVQVVDRAGRKDVHRSTLDRAPFPVVALIDGGSASAAEILAAALQEAAHDPLVGQKSFGKGTVQTELDFPDGSNIKYTMAKWLTPDGNWIHQKGIQPNYPVALPYYWQLPPLSITRPITPDSTDTSVKIMQNFLEALGYSPGRTDGYFSPQTTEALRAFQQAKGLSPTGILDPDTAMALNDAVIAKEKQSDPVMQKGIEVLKSLIKV, from the coding sequence ATGCAAGTTCGTTTTCGCAGTCTGGTCATCGCCGTGGTCCTGGCCCTGATCGTGGGGAGCGCCGGCACCTATGGAATTCTCCAGTGGCGGGGCGACCTGCTCAGTCCCGGGGTACCGTTGACGGCGGCGGACCGGGCTGAATTCGAAAAGTTGTTTCGTTCCTTTCAAACTTTGAAAGCGCAGTACTACCAACCGGTAGACGATGCAAAATTGGTGGACGGCGCCATCGGAGGCATGGTCCAGGCTCTGGGCGATCCCTTCTCCAGCTACATGGACCGATCGACGGCTCAACAGTTTCACGAATCGCTGGGGTCCTCTTTCGAGGGCATCGGCGCTGAGGTCAAAGCGGAGAACGGGAAGATCGTCGTGGTGGCGCCGATCAAGGGTTCGCCGGCGGAAAAGGCGGGCCTTCGGGCCAACGACCAAATTCTGTCTGTGAACGGAAAAAGTCTCCAAGGCATGAATGTCAACGACGCGGTTTTGCTAATCCGCGGGAAAAAGGGCACTGTGGCGGATCTGGAGATCCAGCGCCCAGGGGTGAAAGATGTCCTGCACATCAAAGTGGTACGCGACACCGTTCCCTTGACCACCGTGGATTCGTCCATGGTGGAGCCGGGAATCGGGCGAATCGCCATTACCCAGTTTAACGAGAACACCGGCAAGGAGTTCGACGATGCCCTCGCCAAGCTGCAGGCCCAGGGAATGCGCGGCTTGATCCTGGATTTGCGCGGGAATCCCGGGGGGTATCTGGAGGCGTGCCTGGAAATCGCCAATAAACTCATCCCGAACCACGGGATTATCGTTCAAGTGGTGGACCGGGCGGGGAGGAAGGACGTCCATCGTTCGACCCTGGACAGGGCGCCCTTTCCGGTGGTCGCCCTGATTGACGGCGGCAGCGCCAGTGCAGCGGAAATCCTCGCCGCGGCCCTGCAGGAGGCGGCCCACGATCCCCTGGTGGGACAAAAATCGTTCGGCAAGGGAACGGTCCAGACGGAGCTTGATTTTCCCGACGGCAGCAACATCAAGTACACCATGGCCAAATGGCTAACGCCGGATGGGAATTGGATTCACCAAAAGGGAATCCAACCGAATTACCCGGTGGCCCTGCCGTACTATTGGCAGTTGCCTCCGTTGTCCATTACAAGGCCGATAACTCCTGATAGTACAGACACCTCCGTGAAGATCATGCAAAATTTTCTCGAGGCGCTCGGGTACTCCCCGGGACGGACAGATGGGTATTTCAGTCCGCAGACTACGGAGGCTTTGCGGGCGTTTCAGCAGGCGAAGGGGCTTTCGCCCACCGGCATCCTCGACCCGGATACGGCTATGGCTTTGAATGATGCGGTCATCGCCAAGGAAAAGCAGAGCGACCCGGTGATGCAAAAAGGGATCGAGGTGCTGAAGTCTTTAATAAAGGTCTGA
- the uvrB gene encoding excinuclease ABC subunit UvrB has protein sequence MTAGRFQLVSDYEPRGDQPEAIARLTEGVRRGYRHQTLLGVTGSGKTYTMANVIAQVNKPTLVIAHNKTLAAQLAAEFKAFFPNNAVEYFVSYYDYYQPEAYIPHTDTYIEKDAKINDEIDKLRHSATSALFERSDVIIVASVSCIYGLGNPDEYRTHVLSLRVGMEKSRREILRRLVDMQYERNDINFVRGTFRVRGDVIEIFPASRSEQAVRVELFGDEIDRITEVDVLTGEVVGQREHVAVFPASHFVTSRERLERAIRDIRVELAERLEVLRSQGKLLEAQRLEQRTNYDLEMMQELGFCPGIENYSRHLEGRPAGSPPNTLFDYFPDDFLLLIDESHVTLPQIHGMYGGDKTRKDTLIEHGFRLPSAADNRPLTFEEFEKKVHQVIYVSATPGPYELEHSEQVVEQIIRPTGLLDPKVEVRPIQGQIDDLVGEIRKRVNRDERVLVTTLTKRMAEDLTDYLKELGFKVRYLHSDIKTIERMALLRDLRLGVFDVLVGINLLREGLDLPEVSLVAILDADKEGFLRAERSLIQTIGRAARNADGHVIMYADTITDSMAAAIRETERRRAKQMRYNQEHGITPQTVRKAVRDIIEATKAAEEPAVYEVVPKAQKLSKRERADLIRRLEKEMKEAAKALEFERAAELRDLIVELSAS, from the coding sequence ATGACGGCGGGACGGTTTCAATTGGTTTCTGATTATGAGCCGAGGGGGGATCAACCCGAGGCGATCGCCCGGCTGACCGAAGGGGTCCGCCGGGGTTACCGACATCAAACGCTGCTGGGGGTCACGGGTTCCGGCAAGACCTATACGATGGCCAATGTCATCGCCCAAGTGAATAAGCCGACTTTGGTGATCGCCCACAACAAGACTTTGGCGGCCCAATTGGCTGCGGAATTCAAGGCGTTTTTTCCGAATAACGCCGTCGAGTATTTCGTGAGTTACTACGATTACTATCAGCCTGAAGCGTACATTCCGCATACGGATACCTATATCGAAAAAGACGCCAAGATTAACGATGAGATTGACAAACTCCGCCATTCTGCCACCAGCGCTTTATTTGAGCGGTCGGACGTGATCATCGTCGCCAGCGTCTCCTGTATCTATGGGTTGGGAAATCCCGACGAATATCGGACCCATGTTTTGTCCCTCAGGGTGGGCATGGAGAAAAGCCGCCGGGAGATCCTGCGCCGTTTGGTGGACATGCAGTACGAACGAAACGATATCAATTTCGTCCGCGGGACCTTTCGAGTTCGTGGCGATGTGATTGAGATTTTTCCCGCATCCCGGAGTGAGCAGGCCGTTCGGGTGGAACTGTTTGGAGATGAGATTGACCGGATCACCGAGGTGGACGTCCTCACCGGCGAGGTGGTCGGGCAGCGGGAGCACGTGGCGGTGTTTCCGGCTTCTCACTTTGTCACGTCCCGGGAGCGCCTGGAGCGGGCGATCCGGGATATTCGCGTCGAATTGGCGGAACGACTGGAGGTGCTTCGCAGTCAAGGAAAGTTGCTGGAGGCTCAGCGGCTTGAGCAACGCACCAATTACGATCTCGAGATGATGCAGGAACTCGGTTTTTGTCCTGGCATCGAAAACTATTCTCGGCATTTAGAGGGGAGGCCGGCGGGGAGCCCCCCGAATACGCTGTTCGACTATTTTCCTGACGATTTCCTGCTGCTGATCGACGAATCCCACGTGACATTGCCCCAGATCCACGGGATGTACGGAGGGGACAAAACCCGCAAGGATACGTTGATTGAGCACGGATTTCGCCTGCCTTCGGCGGCGGACAACCGCCCGTTGACCTTTGAGGAATTTGAGAAAAAGGTGCACCAGGTTATCTACGTTTCGGCCACGCCGGGTCCCTATGAACTTGAACATAGCGAACAGGTGGTGGAACAAATCATTCGTCCCACCGGGCTATTGGATCCAAAGGTGGAAGTCCGTCCGATCCAGGGCCAGATCGATGACTTGGTGGGTGAGATCCGAAAACGGGTCAACCGGGACGAGCGGGTGCTGGTGACCACCCTGACCAAGCGCATGGCGGAAGATCTGACCGATTATCTCAAAGAGTTAGGTTTCAAGGTCAGATATTTACACTCGGATATTAAAACAATTGAACGGATGGCGTTGCTCCGGGATTTGCGCCTCGGCGTCTTCGACGTGCTGGTGGGGATCAACCTTCTCCGGGAAGGTCTCGATCTTCCGGAAGTTTCGCTGGTGGCAATTCTCGACGCGGACAAGGAAGGTTTTTTGCGGGCCGAGCGTTCTCTGATCCAGACCATCGGCCGGGCGGCCAGAAACGCCGACGGCCACGTCATCATGTACGCCGATACCATCACCGATTCCATGGCGGCGGCCATCCGCGAAACGGAACGCAGACGGGCCAAACAAATGCGGTACAATCAGGAACACGGGATAACGCCACAGACGGTGCGCAAGGCGGTTCGGGACATCATCGAGGCGACCAAGGCGGCGGAAGAACCTGCCGTTTATGAAGTGGTGCCAAAAGCCCAGAAACTGTCCAAACGGGAACGAGCCGACCTGATCCGCAGATTGGAAAAAGAGATGAAAGAGGCGGCAAAAGCCCTGGAATTCGAACGGGCAGCGGAACTTCGGGATTTAATTGTCGAATTGTCGGCGTCTTAG